A genome region from bacterium includes the following:
- a CDS encoding DUF1778 domain-containing protein — protein sequence MATKSERWNLRVTPAQDTIVRRALSAAGMSLNEYVVSRAVAAATSDLADRRIFVLEDPAWDELQEILNRPPAPKPAITALLAEPSTLEAG from the coding sequence ATGGCCACGAAGTCTGAGCGCTGGAACCTGCGGGTCACGCCCGCTCAGGACACGATCGTCCGGCGGGCGCTCAGCGCTGCGGGGATGTCGCTGAACGAGTACGTCGTCAGCCGGGCCGTTGCCGCGGCGACCAGCGACTTAGCCGACCGGCGGATCTTCGTCCTCGAGGACCCTGCATGGGACGAACTGCAGGAGATCCTCAATCGGCCCCCCGCACCGAAACCCGCAATCACCGCCCTCCTAGCCGAACCGTCGACGCTCGAAGCCGGGTGA
- a CDS encoding GNAT family N-acetyltransferase, producing the protein MSRYHGPTLLSADHDADDFDCGDETLDHWLKHLARRNQREGSSRTWVVADGARVVAYYASSAAVLARAAATGRAGRNQPDPLPAMLLGRLAVDREHQGRGLGAALLKHFLLKVVEVATHTGVRVALVHAANNAAAGFYRRYGFEPSPIDDLTLMLLVKDIAI; encoded by the coding sequence GTGAGCCGGTACCACGGTCCGACGCTGCTGTCGGCGGATCACGACGCCGACGACTTCGACTGTGGCGACGAAACCCTCGATCACTGGCTCAAGCACCTCGCCCGCCGGAACCAGCGAGAGGGATCGAGCCGCACCTGGGTCGTCGCCGACGGCGCTCGGGTCGTGGCGTACTACGCCTCCAGCGCCGCTGTGCTGGCTCGCGCGGCGGCAACAGGACGGGCCGGGCGCAACCAGCCCGACCCGCTGCCGGCGATGCTGCTGGGACGCCTCGCCGTCGACCGCGAGCACCAGGGCCGCGGCCTCGGTGCCGCGCTTCTCAAGCACTTCCTTCTGAAGGTGGTCGAAGTCGCCACGCACACCGGAGTCCGCGTCGCCTTGGTGCATGCCGCCAACAATGCCGCAGCCGGCTTCTACCGGCGCTACGGCTTCGAACCCTCGCCGATCGACGACCTCACCCTCATGCTCCTCGTCAAGGACATCGCCATATGA
- a CDS encoding helix-turn-helix domain-containing protein, which produces MAQRVSFEERVQIEMLAAGVSVEEAARRLGRHRSTVHRELRRGSGAAGYDAAAAQAGAKAQPAGRLQADLRAPRRRGGPQRGRPLGMRLWLLIWRCP; this is translated from the coding sequence ATGGCACAGCGAGTCAGCTTCGAGGAGCGCGTCCAGATCGAGATGCTCGCCGCGGGCGTGAGCGTCGAGGAGGCAGCGCGGCGCTTGGGGCGGCACCGCTCGACGGTGCACCGCGAGCTGCGGCGCGGGAGCGGCGCCGCCGGCTACGACGCGGCGGCCGCGCAGGCCGGCGCGAAAGCCCAGCCCGCTGGGCGCCTACAGGCCGATCTCCGAGCGCCCCGCCGCCGCGGCGGACCGCAGCGAGGCCGGCCACTGGGAATGCGACTTTGGCTGCTCATATGGCGATGTCCTTGA
- a CDS encoding type II toxin-antitoxin system HipA family toxin, whose amino-acid sequence MPADALIVLLEGRPVGRIERTAGGALRFDYDTGIDPAATPLSVSMPQAVRRHGDARIAPWLWGLLPDNADVLAHWGRRFGVSVASPFPLLATPVGRDCAGAVQFCPPNELADLLSRGGDVTQQSEAQVAQRLRSLRADATSWLGPDFSGRFSLGGAQAKTALYFSDGRWGVPTGAAATSHILKPAMPGFGHLDLNEHLCLRCADIAGLHAARSRMMIFEDQTAIVLERFDRVRAADGLIRVHQEDLCQALGVHPARKYQSDGGPSPAQIADLLRSSVSGGAAEADVWRFADALAFNWVIAGTDAHAKNYCLLLAGTRVRLAPLYDVASMLPYDDSGTHKISLAMKVGGDYRLRRTDRRSAWERTADELRLDRTRLIQRVLELAQKIPAALEQAIEQEDVARINSDLPQRLLELVATRAARCATILG is encoded by the coding sequence ATGCCTGCTGACGCGCTGATCGTGCTACTCGAAGGCCGTCCGGTCGGGCGGATCGAGCGCACCGCAGGCGGCGCACTGCGTTTCGATTACGACACCGGCATCGATCCCGCGGCGACCCCGCTGTCGGTGTCTATGCCTCAGGCCGTCCGCCGCCACGGCGACGCTCGTATCGCGCCCTGGCTATGGGGACTCCTGCCGGACAACGCCGATGTGCTGGCGCACTGGGGGCGTCGGTTCGGGGTGTCGGTAGCCTCGCCGTTCCCACTGCTCGCAACGCCCGTGGGTCGAGATTGCGCAGGGGCCGTCCAGTTCTGTCCGCCTAACGAACTGGCGGACCTCCTCAGCCGGGGCGGCGACGTGACGCAGCAGAGTGAGGCGCAGGTGGCGCAACGCCTGCGATCGCTGCGCGCGGACGCCACCTCCTGGCTGGGGCCCGACTTCTCGGGACGGTTCAGCCTCGGCGGCGCGCAGGCCAAGACAGCGCTGTACTTCTCCGACGGCCGTTGGGGCGTACCGACGGGGGCCGCAGCCACGTCGCACATCCTGAAGCCAGCCATGCCCGGATTCGGCCACCTGGACCTCAACGAGCACCTTTGCCTGCGCTGCGCCGACATCGCTGGACTGCACGCGGCTCGCAGCAGGATGATGATCTTCGAGGACCAGACCGCCATCGTTCTCGAACGGTTCGACCGGGTGCGCGCCGCCGATGGCCTCATCCGCGTCCATCAGGAGGATCTGTGCCAAGCGCTCGGGGTGCATCCGGCCCGCAAGTACCAGTCCGACGGAGGGCCGTCGCCCGCGCAGATCGCGGATCTCCTGCGATCCAGCGTTTCCGGGGGCGCCGCAGAGGCCGACGTGTGGCGTTTTGCCGACGCTCTGGCGTTCAACTGGGTCATCGCCGGCACCGACGCCCACGCCAAGAACTACTGCCTCCTGCTCGCTGGGACCCGTGTCCGGCTCGCGCCGCTCTACGACGTGGCCTCGATGCTCCCCTATGACGACTCCGGGACCCACAAGATCAGCCTGGCCATGAAGGTCGGCGGGGACTACAGACTGCGGCGCACGGACCGGCGCAGCGCATGGGAGCGGACCGCCGACGAACTCCGCCTCGACCGGACGCGCCTCATCCAGCGTGTCCTCGAGCTCGCACAGAAGATCCCCGCTGCACTGGAGCAGGCCATCGAGCAGGAGGATGTGGCGAGGATCAACTCGGACTTGCCGCAGCGACTGCTGGAACTCGTCGCAACCCGCGCCGCTAGATGCGCGACGATCCTGGGCTGA
- a CDS encoding helix-turn-helix domain-containing protein, translated as MRPLQTSRDLGAAIRRARQDRGLSQAELAARAGVGRPWLSEVERGKRTAEVGRVLLVVSALDLAVALVDAPGSADGRGVDIDALLAELVG; from the coding sequence ATGCGACCCTTGCAAACCAGTCGGGATCTGGGCGCCGCCATCCGCCGGGCGCGCCAGGACAGAGGCCTGTCGCAGGCCGAGTTGGCGGCGCGGGCCGGCGTGGGCCGCCCTTGGCTTTCGGAGGTGGAGAGAGGCAAGCGCACCGCAGAGGTCGGCCGCGTGCTGCTGGTCGTAAGCGCTCTGGACCTAGCAGTCGCCCTGGTGGACGCCCCCGGGTCCGCCGATGGCCGCGGCGTCGACATCGACGCCCTGCTGGCGGAGTTGGTCGGCTGA
- a CDS encoding type II toxin-antitoxin system Phd/YefM family antitoxin, translating into MPQVQEPLPETMPAGEFKAKCLAIMDRVAETGGQVIITKYGHPVAALVPCPLPAAGVPELWGSCRGEITVSADLTEPTGDGDEDWIGEWEAEWDELLPEFPEADSDTAPAS; encoded by the coding sequence ATGCCACAAGTGCAGGAGCCGCTGCCCGAGACCATGCCGGCGGGCGAGTTCAAGGCAAAGTGCCTGGCGATCATGGATCGTGTCGCCGAGACCGGCGGACAGGTCATCATCACGAAGTACGGCCACCCGGTGGCGGCGCTCGTGCCCTGTCCCCTGCCAGCGGCCGGCGTCCCCGAGTTGTGGGGATCGTGCAGGGGTGAGATCACCGTCAGCGCCGATCTGACCGAGCCGACCGGCGACGGCGACGAGGACTGGATCGGTGAGTGGGAAGCGGAGTGGGACGAGCTCCTCCCCGAGTTCCCGGAAGCCGACAGCGACACCGCGCCAGCCTCCTAG
- a CDS encoding type II toxin-antitoxin system VapC family toxin: protein MLLIDTHVLLWLLAGDARLHANACDLIQDELRRQRLFVSSASYWELARLVQLGRIDLGCDLRIWRARRSDAGIGEIPLDSETLILAEDLRREGAPNDLADRLIMAGTISRRGRLATADRQILAWDGTLERVDVRR from the coding sequence GTGCTGCTCATCGACACCCATGTGCTGCTGTGGCTCCTCGCCGGTGACGCGCGTCTCCACGCCAATGCCTGCGACCTCATCCAGGACGAACTCCGGCGCCAGCGCCTGTTCGTGTCGTCCGCCTCCTACTGGGAACTGGCCCGACTGGTGCAACTCGGCCGGATCGACCTCGGCTGCGACCTGCGGATCTGGCGTGCCCGCCGCAGCGACGCCGGCATCGGGGAGATCCCGCTCGACTCCGAGACACTCATCCTTGCCGAGGACCTGCGCCGGGAGGGCGCTCCGAACGACCTAGCCGATCGGCTGATCATGGCGGGCACCATCTCACGGCGTGGGCGACTGGCCACCGCCGACCGCCAGATCCTCGCCTGGGACGGAACCCTCGAACGCGTCGACGTCAGGCGCTGA
- a CDS encoding Fic family protein, with translation MGELVQGYWSPLFEGPRRADRLAGHYDAFVPDRLCGWEFAIPARLAGNLAEAEASVRALNGRRSLDLEGLGRFLLRAESVGSSWIEGLGVSADRLAVATAAIEREADTGDRLAEEVAANVLAMAAAVRAARRGDRFSLEDLLEVHRTLMRRSPRPEWGGQVRVRQNWIGGSEYTPIGARFISPPSEAVPELLEDLIDYVNGDEHPPLLQAALAHAQFEMIHPFGDGNGRAGRALVHVVLARRGLAPRFVPPVSVVLARRAEEYVAALQRCAHVGPPDSPDRAAAVVDWLWLFDAAMAQAADRALAYGDDIAVLQEQWRAEVGAVRADSSVARLLRILPGSPVLSVDSASRRLGVNPSRVGPAVNTLVEAGVLAQRNVGRQRYRVFAAPAVLDLYAAVDAELVTPPTPATSPPGLGL, from the coding sequence TTGGGTGAGTTGGTGCAGGGCTACTGGTCGCCGCTGTTCGAGGGGCCGCGGCGGGCGGACCGCTTGGCGGGGCACTATGACGCGTTCGTGCCGGACCGGCTGTGCGGTTGGGAGTTTGCGATCCCGGCCCGCCTGGCCGGCAACCTCGCTGAGGCGGAGGCGTCGGTGCGCGCTCTGAACGGCCGGCGAAGCCTGGATCTGGAAGGCTTGGGCCGGTTCTTGCTGCGGGCGGAGTCGGTGGGGTCGTCGTGGATTGAGGGCTTGGGCGTGTCGGCGGATCGATTGGCGGTGGCCACCGCGGCCATCGAACGAGAGGCCGACACCGGCGACCGCCTCGCCGAGGAGGTCGCCGCCAACGTGTTGGCGATGGCCGCCGCGGTGCGCGCCGCCCGCCGCGGTGATCGCTTCTCGCTGGAGGACCTGCTGGAGGTGCACCGCACGTTGATGCGCCGTTCGCCCCGCCCGGAGTGGGGCGGCCAAGTCCGCGTCCGCCAGAACTGGATCGGCGGCAGCGAGTACACGCCGATCGGGGCGCGGTTCATCTCCCCTCCGTCCGAGGCGGTTCCAGAGCTGCTGGAAGACCTGATCGACTACGTCAACGGCGACGAGCACCCGCCGCTGCTGCAGGCCGCGTTGGCGCACGCCCAGTTCGAGATGATCCACCCCTTCGGCGACGGCAACGGCCGCGCCGGCCGGGCGCTGGTCCATGTGGTGCTGGCCCGCCGCGGCCTAGCGCCGCGATTCGTGCCTCCGGTGAGTGTCGTGTTGGCCCGCCGCGCCGAAGAGTACGTGGCGGCGCTGCAGCGGTGCGCGCACGTCGGCCCGCCCGACAGCCCCGACCGGGCGGCCGCGGTCGTCGACTGGCTGTGGCTGTTCGACGCCGCGATGGCCCAAGCCGCTGACCGGGCGCTCGCCTACGGCGACGACATCGCCGTCCTGCAGGAGCAGTGGCGTGCCGAGGTCGGGGCGGTGCGCGCCGACTCCAGCGTCGCCCGACTGTTGCGCATCCTGCCCGGCTCGCCGGTGCTGTCCGTCGACTCGGCGAGCCGGCGCCTCGGCGTCAACCCCAGCCGGGTCGGACCGGCGGTGAACACGCTGGTCGAGGCGGGCGTCCTCGCTCAGCGCAACGTGGGCCGCCAGCGGTACCGGGTGTTCGCCGCGCCCGCGGTCCTCGACCTGTACGCCGCCGTCGACGCCGAACTCGTCACCCCCCCGACGCCAGCAACCTCGCCGCCCGGGCTCGGCCTGTAG
- a CDS encoding DUF4143 domain-containing protein — MEPTLAPAGYRSRAADAVIAEALARMPAVVIEGPRGCGKTWAARNAARSEVLFDGDVNARTLAVVAPHLVLDGAEPRLLDEWQLAPEIWNQARHACDETNRRGRFILTGSAVPPDDHTRHSGAGRMARVRLRPMSLFETGESTGDVSLGALLGGERIAAPRPDAGVEDIVDAICRGGWPRHLGMPASTAQRALEDYLTEICRTDISAVDGVRRDPAGVRRLLTSLGRNVAATASFSTLAADAAGPRSLNRTTATEYLRSLERLFVVEDVPQWPAHLRSRAAVRGAAKRHFVDPSLAAAAMGAGPSRLLRELGVVGFLFESLVVRDLRVYGGVNDAAVYHYRDDTKLEVDVILQTRDGTWLAAEVKLGGPDAVEGAARSLLRLRDRVDTDRIGPPAKLAVIGATGYAYDRPDGITVLPITSLGP, encoded by the coding sequence GTGGAACCGACGCTTGCACCGGCCGGATACCGCTCGCGAGCGGCCGACGCGGTGATTGCCGAGGCACTGGCGCGCATGCCTGCGGTGGTGATCGAAGGGCCGAGGGGCTGCGGGAAGACGTGGGCGGCCCGCAACGCAGCGCGGAGCGAAGTTCTCTTCGACGGCGACGTCAACGCCCGAACGCTCGCCGTGGTGGCACCGCATCTCGTGCTCGATGGCGCCGAGCCGCGCCTGCTGGACGAGTGGCAGTTGGCGCCGGAGATCTGGAACCAGGCGCGTCATGCCTGCGACGAGACGAATCGGCGGGGTCGCTTCATCCTCACCGGCTCGGCCGTTCCGCCTGACGACCACACGAGGCACTCGGGTGCGGGTCGGATGGCCCGCGTGCGCCTGCGGCCCATGTCGCTGTTCGAGACCGGTGAGTCGACCGGTGACGTGTCGCTGGGCGCGCTGCTGGGAGGCGAGAGGATCGCCGCGCCGCGCCCCGACGCCGGCGTCGAGGACATCGTCGATGCCATCTGCCGGGGCGGTTGGCCCCGCCACCTCGGGATGCCGGCGAGCACCGCCCAGCGAGCCTTGGAGGACTACCTCACTGAGATCTGCCGGACCGACATCTCCGCCGTCGACGGGGTCCGCCGCGACCCTGCAGGCGTGCGGCGGCTGCTCACGTCCTTGGGACGCAACGTCGCCGCGACCGCCTCGTTCAGCACGCTTGCCGCCGACGCCGCCGGCCCTCGCTCCCTCAACCGCACCACGGCCACGGAGTACCTGCGGTCTCTGGAACGGCTCTTCGTCGTCGAGGACGTGCCGCAGTGGCCGGCACACCTGCGGTCCCGTGCCGCCGTGCGGGGAGCGGCGAAACGGCATTTCGTGGACCCTTCCCTCGCCGCGGCCGCCATGGGTGCCGGCCCCTCCCGGCTGTTGCGAGAACTCGGCGTTGTGGGCTTCCTGTTCGAGTCGCTCGTGGTGCGCGACCTACGTGTCTACGGCGGAGTCAACGACGCTGCGGTGTACCACTACCGCGATGACACTAAGTTGGAAGTCGACGTGATCCTCCAGACGCGCGACGGAACCTGGCTGGCCGCCGAGGTCAAACTGGGCGGCCCCGACGCGGTCGAGGGGGCGGCCCGCTCATTGCTGCGCCTGCGCGACAGGGTCGATACCGACCGCATCGGCCCTCCCGCCAAACTCGCCGTCATCGGTGCCACGGGCTACGCCTATGACCGCCCCGACGGCATAACCGTCCTCCCCATCACCAGCCTCGGCCCGTAG
- a CDS encoding TM2 domain-containing protein, with protein MLISIQNKFPHGSLLDLSDQLSEDQVRHAVSIDYRDPIVALVLGLLFGPLGVDRFYNGDVGLGLGKLFTFGGFGIWAVVDLFLIMNAVRRKNLQKLHTAIGIAPPTA; from the coding sequence ATGCTCATATCGATACAGAACAAGTTTCCCCACGGGAGTCTGCTGGATCTGAGCGACCAACTATCGGAGGACCAGGTCCGCCACGCCGTCTCGATCGACTACCGGGATCCCATTGTGGCCCTCGTCCTCGGACTCCTCTTCGGGCCCCTGGGCGTGGATCGGTTCTACAACGGTGACGTCGGACTCGGGCTCGGCAAGCTGTTCACATTCGGCGGGTTCGGAATCTGGGCCGTCGTCGACCTGTTCCTCATCATGAACGCCGTGCGGAGGAAGAACCTGCAGAAGCTCCACACGGCCATCGGGATCGCACCGCCAACGGCGTAG